DNA sequence from the Manihot esculenta cultivar AM560-2 chromosome 11, M.esculenta_v8, whole genome shotgun sequence genome:
taaattttattcaattatattaaaattaattgggatataaaataataatttatgtagaaattttattatttttaaattaaaataaatttttttaattaattaaaattaatttaaaaaataaatttatcatctatattaaaaaataaaattatcaattacttaaataattaaatattaataatttaaaagctTAAAGTAATTATGACTCTCTCTCTCgtcctatttatatatatatatatatatatatatatataatataaataattaaatattttattttttaaaagtatttatataatattcaaattagtaatttttaaagttaagataatttttaaaattaaaataataccattcatatagtataaaattattttgtttgtatattattattattgaaatacatcaataaataatttggttaaactaaataataattcattttaatattaattttaatgatttaattgtttttaaatatcattttaattatatactaatttaTGAATAAACATACTCAactcttaaaataaaattttcctttCGTTTCTCTAATTTCCTCAAATCGAAGTGGAAATTTATACGAGATATttgaatatgaaaaaataaaaaataaaaaaaaaataaagaaaggaatgAAAGTGATGAGGGCTGGGGGGTCCTGAAATATAGGTTCCCAAGTCATTTATAGCTGGCAGGAGCTGTCCTCCTTTCTTTCTTCCCCTCTCTCATAGCTCCATTACACCATCCCCAATTTCTCGCTTGCTTGTTGCCTACACATttcccatctctctctctctctctctctctctctctctctctctctcttcccgtTTCCCCAACAGAGAGCCAACACCTTCCTTGCTCTCTCAGTTTCTCTATGCTGCTTAAGAACTCaaatttttgagtgtttttctaATTGAATTCAAGAACCCAGAAGGAGTAGGAGAAGAGAGGGAAACATGAGTGCTTCGAGGTTCATCAAGTGCGTCACCGTTGGTGATGGTGCTGTTGGCAAGACGTGCATGCTTATCTCCTACACCAGCAACACTTTCCCTACTGTATGTATAAAAGattatatcttttcttttcttttttctttttggatttGTGTTTGTTTCTTGAGAAAAAGTTTTGTATTTGTCAATTCAATTGAGTTTTGTACAAGTGGTTGTCTCTGAAATTTAGTGTAAAgctgttttcttttttcctgtTTCTTTTGTCGAGAAAATTTGGGAAACAGGAaggaaatttaatttctttactttttcaAGATTGTCCTCGACAAGTCAACTGAGATTCGTTGAAGTAATTAGCTTAGTCAAGATgcgttttttcttttttgggtaACCAGCTTTTTTATTGAAGTGTCAAGATTTAGGCTATTTCGTatctgttaattttttattgccaAGGAAATGCTGGAAACCGAAAGAGAAATCCgacattttctttttattttgcttttgttTAATTCTTCATTGTTTGGATACCAAGAAAGAAAATTAGTCAAATCGCTCTGTTTCTCgtatatataataaaagttCATTCAAGTTTCAGATTTgggatttctttttctttttttttggctGCAAAATGTGACGGACAGAAACACAAGCATCGCTCTTGAGTCCTAATTTGTCATCGCTTCGAAATAGAGAGAGGCAATCCCCATCTTGACTTATATATGAGTAAATAGGATTAATGGAAGTCAGTGTTTGGCACCTGGGAGAGTAAAAAGGGAcgattagggttttttttttttcttttttggtggGTCTTTGAGATTCAATGGGACAATCTTGAATGTAAATTTGGCTGTGATTCTTAGTTAGATCCTTTTACTTGAATATTGAATATTATGAACTTGCTTGCTAATTTGTAGCTTATCATGagaaaattatatcaaattatataatccaaaaaatagtgcaaaactaGGTTTTCTTATGTTTTCACAACTTTTATTATGgttagagggatttttgaactTCCTTATATTATGTTCGCACTTTCACAACTTCTGTTGGTGATTTAGCATTTCAGCTATTACCAATTAAACTTTGTTAATTTTGCATTACAAATTTGAGGTGGAATGGTTTTGACATGAAGAATCATTTACTATGTTCCTTTATGATTTGCTGTGAAACAGGATTATGTGCCCACAGTGTTCGACAATTTCAGTGCAAATGTGGTTGTTGATGGGAGCACAGTCAATCTAGGGTTGTGGGATACAGCTGGTATGTATTCAATTTGTAACTTTCTTCTGCTGTTGTATTTGGAAGTATATGATTATAAACTTCTTGGATTTGTTTCATGGGACAGGCCAGGAGGATTATAATAGATTAAGACCTTTGAGTTATCGTGGGGCAGATGTTTTTCTGCTTGCTTTCTCTCTCATTAGCAAGGCCAGTTATGAAAATGTTGCAAAGAAGGTATATCAGCATTATCTTTTTAATGCTTCTACTCATCTTTTAATGGTTTCTTTCTGTTATGTGTTTACGAATTCTGCAATATCTGTTTCAATTTCCAGTGGATTCCTGAATTGAGGCATTATGCACCTGGAGTACCAATTATTCTT
Encoded proteins:
- the LOC110627096 gene encoding rac-like GTP-binding protein 5; translation: MSASRFIKCVTVGDGAVGKTCMLISYTSNTFPTDYVPTVFDNFSANVVVDGSTVNLGLWDTAGQEDYNRLRPLSYRGADVFLLAFSLISKASYENVAKKWIPELRHYAPGVPIILVGTKLDLQDDKQFFIDHPGATPITTAQGEELRKLIGAPVYIECSSKTQQNVKAVFDAAIKVVLQPPKQRRRKRRKAQKACSIL